From one Microbacter margulisiae genomic stretch:
- a CDS encoding IS256 family transposase, translating to MEEFDYKAFQAKVLEQIKSGKPLLGKDGAFAPLLENILNAALEGEMDAHLDEDERSLGNRRNGRMSKQVQTQLGEVTVHTPRDRHSSFEPEFIKKRETILAEGVADRIIGLYALGNSTREISDWMEENLGNRVSADTISSITDRVLPEIQSWRSRSLDSVYPIVWMDAIHYKVMDEKNRPVTRAIYNVLGVDRNGYKDLLGMYISKSEGANFWLSVLTDLQSRGVNDILIASTDNLSGFSDAIKSVFPHTVVQTCVVHQIRNSIKYVASKNQKTFMKDLKLVYQAVSKEQAAIELDNLDSKWGKDYPIVIKSWRDNWEKLTAYFEFSDAIRRIIYTTNTVEGYHRQIRKVTKNKGVFTNDTALEKLVYLAYRNIRKKWTMPLSNWGLTAQQLAIKFPERFNLFE from the coding sequence ATGGAAGAATTTGATTACAAGGCTTTTCAAGCCAAAGTTTTAGAACAGATAAAATCTGGCAAACCCCTTTTAGGCAAAGATGGTGCCTTTGCGCCCTTGTTAGAAAATATTCTAAATGCAGCTTTAGAGGGAGAAATGGATGCTCATTTAGATGAAGATGAGCGTAGTTTAGGCAATCGGCGCAATGGACGTATGTCCAAACAAGTTCAAACCCAATTGGGTGAAGTCACCGTTCATACACCCCGTGACCGCCATTCCAGTTTTGAACCTGAGTTTATAAAGAAACGTGAAACAATACTTGCAGAAGGTGTTGCAGACCGTATAATTGGTCTTTATGCCTTGGGGAACAGTACTCGGGAAATAAGCGATTGGATGGAGGAAAACCTTGGAAACAGGGTTTCTGCTGACACAATCAGTTCCATAACAGACCGGGTTCTGCCAGAGATTCAGTCCTGGCGTAGCAGGTCATTGGATAGTGTTTATCCAATTGTTTGGATGGATGCCATTCACTACAAAGTGATGGACGAAAAGAATCGCCCTGTAACACGAGCCATATACAACGTATTGGGTGTTGACCGTAACGGTTACAAAGATTTGCTTGGCATGTATATTTCCAAAAGCGAAGGAGCTAACTTTTGGTTATCGGTGCTCACCGATCTTCAATCAAGAGGAGTAAATGACATTCTAATAGCCTCTACGGACAATCTTAGTGGCTTTTCAGATGCTATAAAAAGCGTATTTCCACACACAGTAGTTCAAACTTGTGTGGTGCATCAAATCCGCAATTCAATTAAATATGTTGCAAGTAAAAATCAGAAAACGTTCATGAAAGATTTGAAGCTTGTTTATCAAGCAGTAAGCAAAGAGCAGGCAGCAATCGAACTCGATAATCTTGATTCAAAGTGGGGAAAGGATTATCCAATTGTCATTAAATCATGGCGTGATAATTGGGAAAAACTAACCGCTTATTTTGAGTTTTCTGATGCTATCCGAAGAATCATATATACCACCAATACCGTAGAAGGCTATCACCGTCAGATAAGGAAAGTTACCAAAAACAAAGGTGTTTTTACCAATGATACAGCATTGGAAAAATTGGTGTATTTGGCCTATCGCAATATCCGGAAAAAATGGACTATGCCTCTGTCAAACTGGGGGTTAACTGCACAACAACTGGCGATTAAATTTCCTGAAAGGTTTAATTTATTTGAATAA
- the queG gene encoding tRNA epoxyqueuosine(34) reductase QueG has product MRFHEKDPGGLQRISRAIKEQAVRLGFVACGITPVRLLEEDAAFMKHWLAEGRHGSMSYLERYAEERENPGLLLENARSIIVVLFPYQGNRKQPLGAPKIAKYAYGSDYHYVIKQKLQQLLEFIHHEITPVNGRAFCDTAPVFERRWAQQAGLGWIGTNKCLIHPEFGSFAMIGGLISDLEVAYDQPMEGGCGNCGLCVAKCPTHALSIPGRFDATQCISYLTIESKEEIPEVWKGKLQGYVAGCDICQDVCPWNHKKLISQSSIDAEQDVLWQMTREEWRLMNGSWYKRMVRKSALNRIPYKKMRQNLLAIDPLFFGEHPEEE; this is encoded by the coding sequence ATGAGGTTTCATGAGAAAGATCCGGGTGGCCTCCAACGCATTTCTCGGGCAATAAAAGAACAAGCTGTCAGGTTAGGCTTTGTTGCCTGCGGCATTACTCCTGTTCGTTTATTGGAGGAGGATGCTGCTTTTATGAAACATTGGTTAGCAGAAGGCCGGCATGGTTCCATGTCTTATCTTGAACGATATGCTGAAGAACGTGAAAATCCAGGATTATTGCTCGAAAATGCCCGGTCGATAATTGTGGTACTTTTTCCATATCAGGGAAATAGGAAACAGCCCCTTGGAGCTCCCAAAATTGCTAAATATGCGTATGGCAGTGATTACCATTATGTCATCAAACAAAAACTGCAGCAACTTCTGGAATTTATTCATCATGAAATAACGCCGGTGAATGGAAGAGCGTTTTGTGACACAGCCCCTGTGTTTGAAAGACGGTGGGCACAGCAGGCCGGTTTGGGTTGGATCGGGACAAACAAGTGCCTTATTCATCCTGAATTTGGTTCTTTTGCTATGATTGGTGGGTTAATTTCCGATTTGGAAGTTGCATATGATCAACCGATGGAAGGGGGCTGTGGTAATTGTGGCCTGTGTGTTGCTAAATGTCCGACCCATGCCTTGTCTATTCCGGGCCGTTTCGATGCAACCCAATGCATTTCCTATCTGACTATTGAATCAAAAGAAGAAATTCCTGAAGTATGGAAAGGCAAGTTACAGGGATACGTAGCTGGATGCGATATTTGTCAGGATGTTTGCCCCTGGAATCATAAAAAATTGATCAGTCAATCCTCTATAGACGCAGAGCAGGATGTTTTATGGCAGATGACGCGGGAAGAATGGCGTCTGATGAATGGTTCCTGGTATAAAAGAATGGTTAGAAAAAGTGCCTTAAATAGAATTCCTTATAAAAAGATGAGGCAGAATCTGCTTGCGATCGATCCGTTGTTTTTTGGAGAACACCCGGAAGAGGAATAA
- a CDS encoding glycoside hydrolase family 16 protein: MNLFAKKFFGTFKGTAQLEREMHRMEQVYERYMSIEKSELLQEYKALRKEVKSSAFKDNKKILINRKFKDTEEYQDWHKYNHLKNSPKLNHYFTILQSPELAAFLAFKQTDEYELIGNKIELKKSEKLRQFRAYEKSRDYKLYIRFHGSYLLEEYERLKQVVSTPEFIEFKEFWSDPHRWLKTEDYQKDVKFRELSEHADIIFYQKTDSQQFDFFRKWKKVFEDDFNGPGLDKSKWEVGYYFADQQLIRHYSLTSCKQANNEGKNVTVADSCLTIETLKESVVSRAWDDQKGFVMHKFDYTSDVINAGNAFQMTSGLVQMKLRIRGGKITHVCCLVNERKTPQINLFHVDHKMISVGYVLDDIAQSEQIKGISPYDFYIFSVEWSRGELIWRVNNQEVFRVERSFSPSVPLFPLFASIVRPDQEGVGHLDVDWIRIYQSQKPE, encoded by the coding sequence ATGAACTTATTTGCAAAAAAATTTTTTGGGACGTTTAAGGGCACAGCGCAACTTGAACGGGAAATGCATCGAATGGAACAGGTGTATGAGCGTTATATGTCCATTGAAAAATCTGAGCTATTACAGGAATATAAGGCGTTGCGCAAGGAGGTGAAATCGTCGGCATTTAAGGACAATAAGAAAATATTAATTAACAGAAAATTCAAAGATACAGAGGAATATCAGGACTGGCATAAATACAACCACTTGAAAAACAGCCCAAAGCTCAACCATTATTTTACGATTCTTCAATCGCCTGAATTAGCCGCTTTTTTAGCATTCAAACAAACCGACGAATATGAACTGATCGGAAATAAGATTGAATTGAAAAAATCGGAAAAATTACGTCAGTTCAGAGCATACGAGAAATCCAGAGATTATAAATTATACATACGCTTTCATGGTTCGTATCTACTGGAAGAATACGAACGATTAAAACAAGTCGTCTCTACGCCTGAATTTATTGAGTTCAAAGAGTTTTGGTCTGATCCTCACCGTTGGTTAAAAACGGAAGATTATCAGAAAGATGTCAAATTTCGTGAGCTATCGGAACATGCTGATATTATTTTTTATCAGAAAACAGACTCGCAACAATTTGACTTCTTTAGAAAATGGAAAAAGGTATTTGAAGATGATTTTAACGGGCCGGGACTCGATAAATCCAAATGGGAAGTGGGCTATTATTTTGCAGATCAACAATTAATTCGCCATTATTCGTTGACAAGCTGCAAACAGGCTAACAATGAGGGCAAGAATGTGACGGTGGCTGACAGTTGTTTGACGATTGAAACATTGAAAGAATCTGTTGTGTCACGGGCCTGGGATGATCAGAAAGGTTTTGTAATGCATAAATTTGACTACACTTCCGATGTGATCAATGCCGGAAATGCGTTTCAGATGACGTCTGGTCTTGTACAGATGAAACTACGGATTCGTGGAGGTAAAATTACGCATGTCTGTTGTTTGGTCAATGAACGCAAAACGCCTCAGATTAATCTTTTTCATGTTGATCATAAAATGATTTCAGTAGGCTATGTGTTGGATGATATTGCGCAGAGTGAGCAAATCAAAGGTATATCGCCTTATGATTTTTATATTTTCAGTGTTGAATGGAGTAGAGGCGAATTGATTTGGAGAGTGAATAACCAGGAAGTTTTTCGCGTAGAACGAAGTTTTAGCCCATCTGTGCCTCTTTTTCCATTGTTTGCATCTATTGTTCGTCCTGATCAGGAAGGAGTAGGTCATCTCGATGTAGACTGGATCCGTATTTATCAATCACAAAAGCCTGAGTAA
- a CDS encoding AMP-binding protein: protein MIEKNFIKLYEKSFKDNWLRSALSDYGDPTPMRYADVAEEIARIHLLYQKMHLRKGDKVALVGKNSTRWVLVYMATITYGAVIVPILQDFNPNDIHHIVNHSDAHVLWVSDSIWENLEEEKMEMLRAIFSLNDSRCICQHDGETIQKLVKNLDHEFAARYPQGFSPADVQYTEVSNEELLLLNYTSGTTGFTKGVMLTANNMAGNVLFAINSGLMHNQTRILSFLPLAHAYGCAFEMLSPLANGGHVTLLGKIPSPKILVQAMSLVKPTIILTVPLVLEKIYKKQVLPLLNRRAMRLALNIPLLDARILSTIQKKVIAAFGGEFMQVVVGGAPLNPEVEAFLLKIKFPFTVGYGMTECAPLISYSPYYEYIESSCGKILNGMEVRIDASDPTTKVGEICVRGENVMSGYYKNDVATHDAFDKDGWFHTGDLGTVDNNGVIYIRGRSKSMILGASGQNIYPEEIEAKLNNLPFVMESLVIEHEGKLFALVYPDYEGVDESHIAYEDLEMVMEQNRIALNKDLAVYETISKIVLYPNEFEKTPKKSIKRYLYINALK, encoded by the coding sequence ATGATCGAAAAAAACTTCATTAAACTATACGAGAAAAGCTTTAAGGATAATTGGTTACGTAGTGCTTTGTCTGATTACGGGGATCCTACTCCTATGCGCTATGCCGATGTAGCAGAGGAAATCGCCCGTATTCATCTTTTATATCAGAAGATGCATTTACGCAAAGGGGACAAGGTGGCTCTTGTGGGAAAAAATAGCACGAGATGGGTATTGGTATACATGGCTACAATAACTTATGGTGCTGTGATTGTCCCTATTTTGCAAGATTTCAACCCTAATGATATTCATCATATTGTCAATCATTCCGATGCCCATGTGTTATGGGTGAGCGATTCAATATGGGAAAACCTTGAGGAAGAAAAAATGGAAATGTTGCGCGCTATTTTTTCGCTCAATGATTCACGGTGTATCTGTCAGCATGATGGTGAAACTATTCAAAAACTGGTGAAGAATCTGGATCATGAGTTTGCGGCACGCTATCCCCAAGGATTTTCTCCTGCTGATGTTCAATATACTGAGGTGTCGAATGAGGAATTGTTGCTTCTGAATTATACTTCGGGAACAACCGGCTTCACAAAAGGGGTAATGCTTACCGCTAACAATATGGCTGGTAATGTTCTTTTTGCGATCAATTCCGGTTTGATGCACAATCAAACCCGTATTCTTTCTTTTCTTCCGCTGGCACATGCTTACGGATGTGCTTTTGAAATGCTGTCGCCGCTTGCAAATGGAGGGCATGTGACATTGCTGGGTAAAATTCCGTCTCCGAAAATTCTGGTGCAGGCTATGTCGTTAGTGAAACCAACTATTATCCTGACAGTCCCATTGGTTCTTGAAAAGATTTACAAAAAGCAGGTGTTGCCATTGCTGAATCGACGTGCTATGCGTTTGGCTCTGAATATTCCGTTGTTGGATGCGCGTATTCTCTCCACCATTCAAAAAAAAGTGATTGCAGCTTTTGGAGGTGAGTTTATGCAGGTTGTTGTCGGAGGTGCTCCGCTGAATCCTGAAGTTGAAGCTTTTCTTTTGAAAATTAAGTTTCCCTTCACGGTTGGATACGGAATGACGGAATGTGCGCCTCTAATCAGCTATTCTCCTTATTATGAATATATAGAAAGTTCGTGTGGAAAAATCCTGAACGGCATGGAAGTTCGTATCGATGCGTCTGATCCGACAACTAAGGTAGGCGAGATCTGTGTGCGTGGTGAAAACGTTATGTCAGGCTATTATAAAAATGATGTGGCTACACATGACGCTTTTGACAAAGATGGCTGGTTTCATACAGGTGATTTAGGCACAGTCGATAACAATGGGGTGATTTATATACGGGGACGTAGTAAAAGTATGATTTTGGGAGCCAGTGGACAAAATATTTATCCAGAGGAAATTGAAGCAAAACTTAATAATTTGCCTTTTGTGATGGAGAGCCTCGTGATTGAACATGAAGGTAAACTCTTTGCTTTGGTCTATCCTGATTATGAAGGAGTTGATGAGTCGCACATTGCATATGAAGATCTGGAGATGGTGATGGAGCAAAATCGTATTGCTTTGAATAAGGATCTGGCTGTTTATGAAACAATATCGAAAATTGTGCTTTATCCGAACGAATTTGAGAAGACTCCCAAGAAAAGTATTAAAAGATATTTATATATAAATGCCTTGAAATAG
- a CDS encoding SIS domain-containing protein — protein sequence MTNEEVSQLLKQEAEAILNIPVNESFNAAIDLIVEKVHGHHGKLVTSGMGKAGQIALNIATTFSSTGTPSVFLHPSEAQHGDLGVLQENDIMLLISNSGKTREILELVELSHHLYDTLPYIVITGNANSTLAALADVVLLTGNPEEVCALGLTPTTSTTMMTVIGDVLVVGTMRRIHFTRSEYNKRHHGGYLGQKSKEGAN from the coding sequence ATGACTAACGAGGAAGTATCACAACTATTGAAGCAAGAGGCTGAAGCTATTCTTAATATTCCTGTGAATGAATCTTTTAATGCTGCAATCGATCTGATTGTGGAGAAGGTACATGGACATCACGGGAAATTGGTGACATCAGGAATGGGTAAAGCGGGACAGATCGCTTTGAATATTGCTACAACTTTTAGTTCAACAGGAACGCCATCTGTTTTTTTACACCCAAGTGAAGCTCAACATGGAGATTTGGGCGTTTTACAAGAGAATGATATCATGCTTCTTATCTCCAATTCAGGAAAAACGCGTGAAATTCTGGAGCTGGTAGAACTGTCTCATCATTTGTACGATACGCTTCCATATATTGTTATTACAGGAAATGCTAATAGCACTTTGGCGGCTTTAGCAGATGTGGTTTTGTTGACCGGCAATCCGGAAGAGGTATGTGCGCTTGGATTGACGCCAACAACATCAACTACGATGATGACTGTTATTGGCGATGTTTTGGTGGTCGGCACCATGCGTCGTATTCATTTCACGCGCAGTGAATACAACAAAAGGCATCACGGAGGCTACCTGGGACAAAAATCAAAAGAGGGAGCCAATTAG
- a CDS encoding TlpA disulfide reductase family protein, with protein MHKTNTFLVFLSLIFVLAGCTSKKQFTVSGTIAGASGQKLYLVHDGLLSSSSLDSCVLDAKGNFSFKAARPKYPDFYLLKLNNESVLFAVDSCEHVVVDANAKTLDSIYTVEGSSNSEKINELHLSLLRLQKTIAQVLKTKTTTNQSQITAQLDSAIEQHKKIARAIILTNPLSTAAYYAVFQQLNEYFVFSPFNKDDRRYCAAVATAYSTFYPKYNRSISLYNYVMQAIVADRKAENQAILAQMLQHAKSGIVDLSLPDINGTIHKLSDLKGKVVLLDFVMYQEPNLSDYIFSLRDLYSKYHSQGLEVYQVSLDKNQSTWINAITNLPWICVWGNGNSALAYNVRQVPTNFLIDRSGNLVKRNASSEDIIKAIQSK; from the coding sequence ATGCATAAAACCAATACTTTCTTAGTCTTCTTAAGTTTGATTTTTGTTCTGGCAGGATGTACAAGTAAAAAACAATTTACAGTATCAGGAACCATTGCCGGTGCATCCGGTCAAAAATTATATCTCGTTCATGATGGTCTTTTATCTTCTTCTTCGCTTGATTCGTGTGTATTAGATGCCAAAGGAAATTTTTCATTCAAAGCAGCACGTCCCAAATACCCCGATTTTTATCTTCTTAAGCTGAACAATGAATCTGTGTTGTTTGCTGTCGATTCATGTGAACATGTCGTAGTCGACGCAAATGCGAAGACTCTGGACAGTATTTACACAGTGGAGGGATCATCCAATTCTGAAAAAATTAATGAACTGCATTTGTCGTTACTGCGTCTCCAGAAGACTATTGCGCAGGTTTTGAAAACAAAAACCACTACTAATCAGTCACAGATTACGGCGCAATTGGATAGTGCCATAGAACAACATAAAAAGATTGCCCGTGCTATCATATTGACCAATCCTTTGTCAACCGCTGCTTATTATGCAGTTTTTCAACAATTAAACGAGTATTTCGTTTTTTCACCTTTTAATAAGGATGACAGGCGTTATTGTGCTGCAGTGGCAACAGCTTATAGTACTTTTTATCCGAAATATAATCGTTCTATAAGTTTGTATAATTATGTAATGCAAGCCATCGTAGCCGATAGAAAAGCTGAAAACCAGGCGATTCTGGCTCAAATGTTGCAACATGCAAAGTCTGGCATTGTTGATTTAAGCTTGCCGGATATTAACGGAACGATCCACAAATTGTCTGATTTGAAAGGGAAGGTTGTTTTACTTGATTTTGTGATGTACCAAGAGCCTAATTTATCAGATTATATATTTTCACTGCGTGATTTATATTCGAAGTATCACTCCCAAGGATTAGAAGTTTATCAGGTGTCACTGGATAAAAACCAGAGTACCTGGATTAATGCCATTACGAACTTGCCCTGGATATGTGTTTGGGGTAATGGCAACAGTGCTTTGGCTTATAATGTGAGACAGGTACCTACGAATTTTCTGATTGATCGTTCAGGGAATCTTGTGAAGCGCAATGCTTCAAGCGAAGATATTATAAAAGCCATTCAGAGCAAATGA
- the recJ gene encoding single-stranded-DNA-specific exonuclease RecJ, with protein sequence MTNQWNFRTLTPDEQANSEQLARELGISHVLTKLLVIRGIKTFEEAKQFFRPDLSQLHDPFLMNDMDKAVERLNLALGRKEKILVYGDYDVDGTTAVALVYKYLQQFTSNLDYYLPDRYTEGYGISYKGIDYAAANGFSLVIALDCGIKAVDKIAYANEHNVDFIICDHHMPDEILPNAVAVLDPKRLDSTYPYPHLSGCGVGFKLMQALAINNQIDLSSAYQLIDFLAVSIASDIVPITGENRVLAHFGLKKLSTNPNLGLRSIINLCALNEKEISISDIVFKIGPRINASGRIQSAREAVDLLVTRDETFANTKCDCLNQYNETRKDLDKSITEEASQFLLNLEGFRDKKSIVVYHPSWHKGVVGIVASRLTELYYRPSIVLTLSNGLVTGSARSVPGYDIYKAIENCRDLLENFGGHMYAAGLTLKESNLEAFKHRFETFVCETITDEQLQMQLDIDCVIDFNEITPKFFRILKQFSPYGPENMKPIFCTRRVFDYGTSRLVGKDQEHIKMELVDASSENVMNGIAFRMGEFNDYLKAMNPLDICYTLEENNFNGNSSIQLLIKDIKIADSND encoded by the coding sequence ATGACAAATCAATGGAACTTTCGTACACTTACACCCGACGAGCAAGCTAATAGTGAACAACTAGCCAGAGAACTTGGAATCAGCCATGTGTTGACAAAACTATTAGTTATACGTGGCATAAAAACTTTCGAAGAGGCCAAACAATTTTTTCGTCCCGACCTGTCGCAACTGCATGATCCATTTCTGATGAACGATATGGATAAAGCTGTCGAACGACTAAACCTTGCCTTGGGGCGTAAAGAAAAAATCCTGGTCTATGGCGATTACGATGTGGATGGGACAACAGCTGTTGCACTGGTATATAAGTATTTGCAACAATTCACATCAAACCTTGATTATTATTTACCGGATCGTTATACTGAAGGTTATGGCATATCCTATAAAGGCATTGATTATGCTGCTGCTAATGGGTTTTCACTGGTTATCGCGCTCGATTGCGGCATTAAGGCTGTAGATAAAATCGCTTATGCAAACGAACATAATGTAGATTTTATCATTTGCGACCACCACATGCCCGACGAAATACTGCCCAATGCAGTCGCAGTACTCGATCCGAAGCGTTTAGACTCAACTTATCCCTATCCCCATCTTTCTGGATGCGGAGTCGGATTTAAACTAATGCAGGCGCTTGCCATCAACAACCAGATTGACCTAAGCTCGGCTTACCAGTTAATCGACTTTTTAGCAGTCAGCATCGCTTCCGACATTGTTCCAATTACGGGAGAGAACCGGGTACTTGCCCACTTTGGACTGAAAAAACTGAGTACAAACCCAAACCTTGGTCTAAGATCCATCATCAATCTCTGTGCTCTAAACGAAAAAGAGATTAGCATCAGCGACATTGTATTCAAGATTGGCCCCCGCATCAATGCTTCCGGGCGTATCCAGTCAGCGCGGGAAGCAGTAGATCTGTTGGTTACACGAGACGAAACATTTGCCAATACCAAATGCGACTGTCTCAATCAATATAACGAAACACGCAAAGATCTCGACAAATCAATTACAGAAGAAGCTTCACAGTTTCTGCTAAATCTGGAAGGATTTCGGGACAAGAAATCGATCGTAGTATATCATCCTTCATGGCACAAAGGAGTTGTCGGCATTGTAGCCTCCCGCCTGACTGAGCTCTATTACAGGCCCTCCATTGTGCTAACCCTTTCAAATGGACTGGTCACCGGTTCGGCTCGTTCAGTCCCCGGATACGATATTTATAAAGCCATCGAAAATTGCCGTGATCTGCTCGAGAATTTCGGAGGCCATATGTATGCCGCTGGATTAACATTAAAAGAAAGCAATCTTGAAGCATTCAAACATCGTTTTGAAACCTTTGTATGTGAAACCATCACGGATGAACAACTACAAATGCAGCTTGATATCGACTGCGTCATTGATTTTAATGAAATCACACCAAAGTTTTTCAGAATATTGAAACAGTTTAGTCCGTATGGTCCTGAGAACATGAAACCCATTTTTTGTACAAGACGTGTATTCGATTACGGGACAAGTCGCTTGGTTGGAAAAGACCAAGAGCATATCAAAATGGAATTGGTAGATGCCAGCTCTGAAAATGTCATGAATGGCATTGCATTTCGTATGGGTGAGTTTAACGATTACCTGAAAGCAATGAATCCATTGGACATTTGTTATACACTGGAAGAAAACAACTTCAACGGAAACAGCTCAATTCAGCTTCTGATTAAAGACATCAAAATTGCCGACAGTAACGATTAG
- a CDS encoding NUDIX hydrolase: MKTEDFNKLKTQFGYDQGLQSRDDYFNSVILVLLIPINGEYHFVFQKRSAEIRQGGEICFPGGKIDETDDTLESVALRETQEEMGIPADKIEVIGKLNTLVAPMGVIVDAFIGIADITLNELSINKSEVERVIAVPVSYFINNLPEQYSVQVQVHPFLHNEHTGEQTVLLPVVQLGLPETYTKPWGNFRYKVLVYKTDQGVIWGITARMVHEFVQKIEKLQKDAVA, translated from the coding sequence ATGAAGACAGAAGATTTTAACAAGCTCAAAACACAGTTTGGATATGACCAGGGGTTGCAAAGCAGGGATGATTACTTTAACTCAGTGATACTGGTTTTATTAATCCCTATAAATGGCGAATATCATTTTGTATTTCAAAAACGATCGGCAGAGATTCGTCAGGGAGGCGAAATATGTTTTCCGGGAGGAAAAATAGACGAGACTGATGACACTCTGGAAAGCGTGGCGTTGCGTGAAACACAAGAGGAAATGGGAATTCCTGCTGATAAAATTGAGGTCATTGGCAAACTGAATACGCTGGTGGCACCGATGGGCGTAATCGTGGATGCATTTATCGGCATCGCTGACATAACCCTCAACGAGCTTTCAATCAACAAAAGCGAAGTGGAACGGGTAATCGCTGTTCCGGTATCATATTTCATCAATAACTTACCCGAACAATATAGCGTACAGGTACAGGTGCATCCTTTCCTGCACAATGAACACACAGGAGAACAAACTGTGCTTTTACCTGTCGTACAGTTGGGTCTGCCTGAAACCTATACAAAACCGTGGGGAAACTTTCGTTACAAAGTGCTGGTATACAAAACCGATCAGGGTGTGATCTGGGGGATAACAGCACGGATGGTACATGAGTTTGTGCAAAAAATAGAAAAGCTTCAGAAAGATGCGGTAGCGTAA